CGGTTTTTTAGATGCCAAAGAGCGCCAAGCACTCAGAGCCATTTCAAGCCGTGCCGAGATCAGCGCTACGTCCTTTCAGGTGTATTACACCTACAGTGACCTAAAGGCGGAGCCTTCTGAGCTGATGTTAAAATACTTCGATATCGGTTTTTACTATGCCGATTGGGGCTCAATTTATACTTACATCAAGCTACCAGCTGGAACGCTTCCAGATGCGTTACTTGGCTTTTCAAGCGATGGGCTTTATGTGCATCAAAGCGATGAGTGGCAGTTGCTGTTTTTTTCCATCGAGGAGTACTACGAATATTTTGATGATGAACATGCTGACGACTTTTTCCAGCATTTATCTGCTTTACGCAATGGGTTAATGCAAGGGGATTGGCGCCTAGTTTACTTCATGTGGCTCAAAGCGTTTGATTGTAATGACGAAGTTGAACGAGTGCCGTTGATTCAATTCGATTTTGAGCACCTCAGTGAAGAGGTGCAGGCGTTTGCTGCGCTGTATGATACTCCTTTAGCCTTGGTTAAGGCTCTCGCCATGGTGCTGAACGAACAACCCAGTCACCAAGCCAAACAAACCCAATTTCAGTTTGATACGTGGCTCCATAATCTCTCGCAAGTAGAGAAAGACACGCTTTTACGCACGCTGTTTGAGCAAGGCCAGCTAACTCGTCACCAAGCCTTAGCGCTGACGCGAAAAGAACCTGCCGACACAGACGAGATCTATCAATACTGGTTAACCCCCGACCTGATTTCTCCTTTCCTTGAGCAAGCGCAAAGCCAATTACAGCGAGAGCAAGCCGCAGCGCTCGCAAAGAAAATAGCCCTCGAAAAAGCAGAAAAAGAAAAAGTATTGACGGATATTTACAACCAGCGTGAGCACTACTGGCAGCAATCACAAGAGCAAGCGGATCGAACTTGCGCCAGTGGTTACGATGCGGCATCACGCTATCTGCATCAGCTGTTTGAGGCCTATCAGTTCAAAGCGGATGAAGCGGCGTTTGAACAACGCTTTCAGCGCTTTTTTGTGGCGAATAATAGCCGCAAAGCACTGTTAAATCGCTTGAGTGATTTGCTTTAAACGATGGGGTTATAGACAGGTAAAATGCTGTGAGCAAAAAATATGATTAAGCATTTATTGGCTGAAAGGATGTATGCCCACCCCTTAAACAGCAACTGGTAACGGACATCTGCAAACCGATTTGGAAGGGAAAAATAAAAAAGCCCTGTATTTACAAGGCTCTTCAAAAAGTAATACAGGGCTTCTAAGACATTCTTAGACGGATAGCTTTCTACCCAAGAACCTTATTCGATGTTCTGGATCTGCTCGCGCATTTGCTCAATCAGAACCTTCAGCTCGACGCCAGAGGCGGTGATGTCGGTGGCGATCGATTTTGATGCCAGCGTGTTCGATTCGCGGTTAAACTCTTGCATCATGAAATCGAGTTTGCGGCCGCACGCTCCGCCTTTTTTCAGCACATTGCGTGCTTCTTTGACGTGGGAATCGAGGCGATCCAGCTCTTCCGCCACGTCCGATTTCTGTGCGAGGAGGATCAGCTCTTGCTCTACGCGGGTCGCGTCCAGCTCGATCTTCGCTTCTTCAAACTTGCCCAGCAGACGCTCGCGTTGCCATTGCAAAATCTCTGGCATGCGCGCGCGCACCTTAACCACTTCTGCGCTGATCGCTTCAAGACGTTGCTCAATCAGCGCTTTCATGTTGTCGCCTTCACGCCCGCGTGATTCGATAAACTCCGCCAGCGCCTCATCAAAGGCCGCGAGTAACGCTTTGTTGATGGTGTCCATATCTTGCTCTGGTGTCTCCATCACGCCGGGCCATTGCATCACTTGGAAAGGGTTGATGCGGCTTAATTCTCCGGTCATGTGCATCACTTGCTCGGCGGCTTTGATCACTTGGTTGGCCAGCGCTTCATTGATCTTGAGCTCGCTTTTGGCCGCGGGATTGGCCTCAAAGCGCAAATTGCATTCTACTTTGCCGCGCGCTAAGCGCTGACGGAAGCGATCGCGCAGCAGCGGTTCTAAGCCACGAAATTGCTCTGGGAGACGAAAATAGGTTTCCAAATAGCGTTGGTTGACGCTACGGATTTCCCACACGGCGGTGCCCCAGTCGCTTTTGACCTCTTTGCGGGCGTAGCCTGTCATACTGTAAATCATCGAATTTTCCTGTTCTTTATCTGTGAAAATAACGCCCTGCAATAGTAACACACAATCGCCTGGCTCGTGGCTCACGATAGAGTGCGGCGTTCGAGAACTCAGCGTTCTCCCTAGGATCTTGGCTGGCTTTCCGTTATAATCCTGCCCCAATCTTACTCATCCCCCAGAAAAGGATTCATCCATGCGTCCAAATGATCGCGCGGCAGACCAGGTGCGCCCAATTAAAATCACTCGTCAATACACCGCCTATGCAGAAGGTTCTGTCTTGGTTGAGTTTGGTAATACCAAGGTGTTGTGCAATGCGACCGTGGAAGAATCGGTTCCTCGTTGGCTAAAAGGCCAGGGTAAAGGGTGGGTGACCGCGGAATATGGCATGTTGCCACGCGCGACGCATTCACGTACTCGCCGTGAAGCGACCAACGGCAAGCAAGGCGGCCGTACTATGGAAATTCAACGTTTGATCGCCCGCAGCTTACGTGCGGTGGTGGATCTGGAAGTCATGGGCGAGTTTATGATCACGGTTGACTGTGATGTGATTCAGGCCGATGGCGGCACGCGCACGGCGTCGATTTCTGGCGCGAGCGTGGCACTGGCCGATGCGTTCCAACATCTGCTGGACAGCGGCAAGCTGAAAAAGAACCCGATGAAAGGCCATGTGGCAGCCGTTTCGGTCGGTATTCTCGGTGACGACGTGCTTTGCGATCTCGAATATGTCGAAGACTCAGCCGCCGACACTGACATGAACGTGGTGATGACCGAAGAAGGCAAGATGATTGAAATTCAAGGCACAGCAGAAGGCGAACCGTTTAGCCATGAACAGTTGCTGGCGCTACTGGAGTCGGCCAAAAAAGGCATCAGTGAGATCGTCGCCGCACAGAAAGCCGCATTAGCGGAATGATTTAGTCAGTAGCTCCCATTAAGGGGGCTATTTTTTTATCTGGGAAAAGCAGGAGCAAGGACCTAGGTACTAGGAAGAGCAGGCTCTAGGTCCTAGGGAAGAGCAGATCCTAGGAAGAGCTAAGAACTAGCACCTAATAACCTAGTCCCTAGCAACCTAGAACCTAGTAACCTAGCAACCTATTAACCTATTAACCTATTAAACATCGAGAGAGTATTCATGAAAGCATACCAGCGTGAGTTTATTGAATTTGCCCTAGAGAAACAGGTCCTTAAGTTTGGTGAGTTTACCTTAAAATCAGGTCGTAAAAGTCCTTACTTTTTTAACGCTGGTCTTTTCAATACTGGCCGTGATTTGGCGCGACTAGGCCGTTTTTATGCCGCTGCACTGGCAGATTCTGGTATTGAGTTTGATGTGCTATTTGGCCCTGCTTACAAAGGCATTCCTATCGCCACCACGACCGCAGTGGCCTTGGCAGATCACCACGATATCGATACGCCTTACTGCTTTAACCGCAAAGAAGCCAAAGATCACGGCGAAGGCGGCAACTTAGTCGGCTCCGCGCTGGAAGGGCGCATTATGCTGGTGGATGATGTGATTACCGCAGGCACGGCGATTCGCGAGTCGATGGAAATTATTCAGGCCAACGGCGCCGATTTGGCTGGGGTGTTGGTGGCGATTGACCGTCAGGAAAAGGGCAAAGGCGAACTCTCTGCGATTCAAGAAGTGGAGCGTGATTTCGGCTGCGCGGTGATCTCGATTGTCAGCCTGTCGGATTTGATCACTTACCTAGAAGAGAAAGGTGATGCGACTGAGCACCTCGCCGCGGTTAAAGCGTACCGTGAGCAGTTTGGTGTTTAAGAGTAGGGACTAGGGAAGAGCAGGTTCTAGGGAAGAGCAGGGACTAGGTACGAGGAAGGGCAGGTTCTAGGGAAGAGCAGGGACTAGGTACGAGGAAGGGCAGGCTCTAGGAAAAGCAAAACCTAGAAACCTAGAACCTAGAACCTAGAACCTAGAACCTAGAAACCTAGAACCTAGCCCCCTAGTCCCTAACCCCTAACTATCTATTTATAACGAATGCCGCGTGGCTGGCTTGGGTCAGTCATGCTCTTATAGCGTTTGTGCAGCCACATCCATTGATCTAATCCACGCAAGATCACTTTTTCAATCGCCTGATTCATCACTGTCGCGGCACCAACGGCGTCTTTGCGCGGGAACTGGGCACTGATGTCTTCATCCACTTCTAACGTGTAGGTTTCCCCTTGGCGAAAACTGGAAGCGGTGATCACGGCGCATTTACTCGCATCCACCAGCACACCAGTTCCGGCCGTGGTGCAGGCGTCTGGCACGGCGAAAAAGGGCACAAACACCGCATTGTTGTTGCCATAATCGTGATCGGGCAAATACCACAAGCGGCCACCAGAACGCAGAATTTTCAGCATCCCCTTCACGTCTTTTCTATCGACCATCTGGTTGCCAAAACGTGTGCGTCCCCAAGTCTGTATAAAGTCATAGGCGGGGTTGTCATGAGGACGATAAACGCCATAACCCGGCGCGAACAGAGCAAAGGCACGCGCGGTGATCTCAAGGTTGAGCGCGTGCGTGCAGACCAGCAGCACCCCTTTTTTTTGCTCCTCGAGTGCGAGTAAGTGCTCAATGTTCCGAAAGGCAATGTGACGTTTGATACGCCAATTGGGCCAAAACCAAGCGATGCCCGTTTCAAACAGCGCCAAACCGACATTTTTGAAGTTCTCAACCACGATCTGCTCTCTTTGCTGAGCGTCCATCTGCGGGAAAGCTAGTTCGAGATTGCGCTTGGCCACATGCACGCGGCTTTTGGCAAAGCGCATGGCAAAGCGTCCGAGCGCTCGCCCTAAGCGCAGTTGCACTTTGTAAGGAACAATGGTGACGACGAGCGCCAGCGCAGCGCAGCCAAACCACACCGGCCAATATTTGGGGTGCAGCAGTGAAAGTGAGAAGGTTGGAGGGGTTTGTAGTGCCATAACTTATTGTATTTGTGCACTGAGCAGTGCCCAGTATTCTTCAAAATTTTCAGTGGGTTGATAGCGAAAGTCGGAGCGAACAAAGCGGTTCAAACTGCCTTCCACCTGGCCCAGTAATTGCGCCGCCAAGATTTTTTCTTCAACCGGGAAGGATTTGCCTTCGCGCAATTTACGCTCACGTAGAATCTGACGCAGTTGGGTTTCGATACGTTCAAACAGTTGGTTGATGCGATCGCGTAAGCGCTCGTTTTCAAACATCAGTGCATGGCCGGAGAGAATGCGAGTCAATCCTGGGTTACGCTCAGAAAAAGCCAAGATGAGATGAATCACCAAGCGAATGCGCTCCAGCGTATCTTTTTCCTCATCCAAAATTCGGTTGATGCGTGACATCAGCGCCTCTTCAATGAACTCGATCAAACCTTCGAACATGCGGGCTTTACTGGGGAAATGGCGATAAAGCGCGGCTTCTGAAACGCCGACCTGCTGCGCCAGTTTCGCCGTGGTAATGCGTGAAGCGCCCTCCGTGGACTCCAGCATCTGAGCCAGCGCCTGGAGGATCTCTTCGCGGCGGTTTGATTTTTTACTGCCAGCCATTGATTAACTTCCTTTTGAATAGACTTTTTCGTCAGCGAGTATATCAGTATGCCAAGTACAAGACAGTAGTTATTGAGCAGGTTTTGTGAGACATAAAGGCAAAAAGCTGTACGCGCGCGCCTGCTCAACCACTGTCATACACTATTTATCCATCAGCAGACGGATTTGATCGAGGATCTCGACGCTCAGCGACGCTTTGCTGCTCAGTGGCAAGGCTCTCTCGCCCTCTGGCCAGTAGAGTGTGATGGCGTTGTTGCTGCTGTTGAAACCTTGGCCTTCGACCGAAACGTCATTGGCGCACAACATGTCGAGCTTTTTCTTTTCTAGCTTACGCCGTGCATAGGTCTCCACATCGTGGGTTTCTGCCGCAAAGCCCACGGTGAAGGGGCGGTTTTCTACCATCGCCGAGACGCAGGCAACGATGTCGGGGTTTTTCACCATGGTAATGGTCATTTCGTCGCTGTCGTCGGTTTTCTTCAACTTCTGCTCAGCCACGCTGGCTGGACGATAGTCGGCCACCGCCGCGCAGCTAATAAAAATGTCATGGCTGGCCGCTTGAGCCATCACCACGTCATACATCTCTTGCGCACTGTCGACATGGATACGGTTGACGTTGACTGGCGTGGAGAGCGAAACCGGCCCGCTGACGAGGGTCACGTTTGCCCCCAGTTGCATGGCCGCTTGCGCCAAAGCAAAGCCCATTTTGCCTGAGCTGTGGTTGGTGATATAGCGCACCGGGTCAATCGCTTCGCGGGTTGGGCCGGCGGTGATCAAAATCGACGTGTCTTGCAAAGGTTTGGGCTGGAAAAACTGCTCGCAAAGTTCCACCAGTTGCATCGGCTCCAGCATACGGCCTGGGCCTACATCGCCACAGGCTTGTTCGCCTGCCGCAGGGCCCCAAATGTGCATGCCACGGCGCAGCAGCGTCGCCATGTTCTCTTGCGTGGCGACATTGCGATACATCTGTTGGTTCATAGCGGGAGAAACCGCCACTGGTGCGTCGGTGGCCAGCACCAGCGTGGTGAGCAGGTCGTTACCCATGCCAGCGGCTATGCGGGCGATCAAATCGGCGGTGGCTGGCGCAAGTAGCACCAGATCGGCCCATTTTGCCAGCTCGATATGACCCATGGACGCTTCTGCCGCCGGGTCGAGTAAGCTGTCAGAGACCGGGCGACCAGAGACGGCTTGCATGGTGAGCGGCGTGATAAACTCTTTGGCCGCTTTGGTCATCACCACCTGTACTTCAGCGCCTCGCTCTTTGAGGCGACGTGTTAAATCCGCGCATTTATAGGCGGCAATTCCACCACTGATGCCCAGTAGTATTTTTTTTCCTGCCAATGTTTGCATCTTGTTGTTCTCCCAAAATTCTGCCGCCGATAGTAACACAACTTGCCGCGGCTCGTTACTGGATGAGCTGGTTTGCGCCGAAGGTGCGCGAGTGGGCAATCACAGAAGTGAAGCTGTATCAAAAGGCCAGTCAATAATGAGGGCGGATTAGGCAAATTTATGCGCAGCTCACAGACAAGGCATTTTTTCTCTGCAAGATATGGCAAAAATAAAAACCATAACAATCATTGGGATACTTATGTCACTAGCTATGAAAAGTCGCAATAAACTGCTATTGCTCACCTTAATACCTTTGGTACTCATCTCGGCCATGATCACCGCCGTCTTTTATATTAACAACCAACAAAGCCTTGAAGTTGAGCTGAAAAACTACCGAAACGAGCTGATTGAGACGCGAAAAAGCGAGTTAAAAGCCTATTTGATGATGGGGATGACGGCCATCAAACCGCTGTATGACAGTGATGTGGATGGCAGCCACCAACAGCAGGCAAAGCAGATCCTCAAAGCGATGCGCTTTGACAGCGATGGCTACTTCTTTGCCTACGATTCCAAAGGGGTGAATACCTTACATGCGATCAAACCGGATCTGGAGGGGAAAAATCTCTACGGGATGAAAGACCAAAATGGCGTGGCGGTGATTGCTGGCCTGATTGACGCCGCAAAAAAGGGCGATGGCTTTCTCTATTTCTCTTGGCACAAACCGACCATTAACGCCCAAGCGCCCAAGCTCGGTTATGCGGAATATCTGCCGAAATGGGATTGGGTGCTGGGTACTGGGATCTACATCGACGATATTGACCGACAAGTGAATCAATACCGCGAGCAGAGCATTGCCAAGCTCAAGGCGCATACGCTGTCGGCGGTCGGTTTCTCTCTGATTGGCTTATTGCTCGCCTGTGTGGCGATCAGCGTGCTGGTGACACGTGGCATTCAACCTTTGTTGCACATTAGCCAATCCTTAAAAGCGGTGGCCGCTGGTGGCGGCGATCTCACCGCGCGTTTGCAAGTCGAGAGCCAAGATGAAGTGGGCGAAGTGGCGCACGCGTTTAATCAGTTTATGGACAAGCTGCATCCGATGATGGTCGAGATCCGTGCTAGCGCTCAAGTGGTGCAGGAAGCCGCCAGTGGTCTGGATGCACACACAGCAACGGCGAGTTCGCAGATGCAAAGCCACTGCAGCGAAACCGACAAGGTGGTGACCGCGGTGACGGAGATGAGCGCCACCGCCAAAGAAGTGGCGAGCAACACCCATGCGACGGCGCAGGCGATTGATTCGGCCAACGTGCAAATTTCCGAGGCACAGCTGGAAGTCAACCATGCCATTGAGGGGATTGGCAAACTGGTGGATGAGGTGAACACCACCTCAGAGGCCATTTCTCAATTGAGCAAACAGACCGATCAGATCACCAAAGTGCTGCAAGTGATTGGCGAGATTGCCGAGCAGACCAACCTTCTGGCGCTGAACGCGGCGATTGAAGCGGCGCGCGCTGGAGAGCAAGGGCGTGGCTTTGCTGTGGTGGCGGATGAGGTTCGCTCGCTGGCCAGTCGCACGCAAAACAGCACGCTGGAAATTGGTGACATGCTGAAACAGCTGCAAAGTGGCGTGGCCCGTGCGGTAAGCACCATGTCGGTCAGCCAAGAGCGAGGTGAGCAGACGGCGCTTGAATCGGTGCAAATCAAAAATTCGCTGGCGGGCATCCAAACTGCGGTGGGGACGATCCGCGATATGGGTATTCAAACCGCCTCAGCGGCCGAGCAGCAAAGCGCGGTTGCAGAAGAGATCAATCAAAATCTGGTGGCGATTGCGCAAATCGTCAACGATCTCAATCGCAACTTGCAAGAGTCGGAGACGATCAGTACCCAGCTCAGCAGTTCCGGGCGCGAGATGCATGCTCTGGTCGGACACTTTAAGCTCTGATAAACCGCTCAGTTACATAAAGTTATTGAGCGGATAGAAAAGCGCCATCAAGCATCTAGACATACGTCGCGCTCTCAGGTCAATTGGCTTATCTCTCCCAAACGAGCGCCTTGATGAGTCTGAAAAACCTACCGAGTGAATCCATGCCCCGGGAGAAGCTGCTCTCCCGTGGCCCGCAATCCTTATCTGATGCCGAGCTGTTGGCGATCTTCCTGCGCACTGGCACGCAAGGGATGAACGTGATTGAACTGGCCGATTTCCTACTGCGTGATTTTGGGTCGCTGCGCAAGCTCTTTTCAGCGAACCAGCAAGAGTTTTGTCGCCACAAAGGGCTGGGGGAAGCCAAGTATGTGCAGCTACAGGCGGTGATTGAGATGACGCAGCGCTACTTAGCCGAAACCTTGCAACGCGGCGAAGCGCTAACCAGCCCCCATCACACCAAACTCTATCTTTCCTCAATATTACGTGACCGACAGCGCGAAGCTTTTTACTTGCTGTTTCTCGACAACCAACATCGGGTAATTAAAGACGAGGTGATGTTTGAAGGCACCATTGATTCTGCGTCTGTCTATCCGCGTGAAGTGGTCAAACGTGCCCTTTACCACAATGCCGCAGCGGTGATTTTGGCGCACAACCACCCATCCGGTGTGGCCGAGCCAAGCCAAGCGGACCGACGGATAACCCAGCGCCTGAGTGATGCCTTGGCACTGGTGGATATTCGTGTGCTGGATCACTTTGTGGTGGGGGATGGCGAGGTGGTTTCATTTGCCGAACGAGGGTGGCTATGAGTGTGAATTTTATCCCGTATTGACAGGCAAACTTTTTTGTTGTTCATAAGTGAGTTTCTGCTACAATCCACGCCACTAAAATTTTTAACTTACATTCAGCTTGGACTACTTGAAAGCGTGCTGTCTAAAAAAAGATCACGAAAACCTGTAAAAAGGATCTGTTCGGGTCTTGAGCAATGCATGGCAAGTTAGTATAATGCGCGACCTTTGATAGCCTTGTATGGATATGCCATAACGGTTTTTAACCTCTAATTGATGAGGTTCGGCCACCAAGGTTGATATCGAGCTGAAACGATTTGGAGAAGACATTCATGTCCCGAGTATGCCAAGTAACTGGTAAGCGTCCTGCAGTTGGTAACAACCGCTCACACGCACGAAATGCTACTAAGCGTCGTTTTCTGCCGAACCTACAAACTCATCGTTTCTGGGTAGAGAGCGAAAAACGTTTTGTTAAACTACGTCTGACCGCAAAAGGTATGCGCATCATCGATAAGAAAGGTATCGATGTTGTACTAACTGAGATGCGTGCACGCGGCGAAAACGTTTAATAAGAGGAATTAGCAATGGCTAAGAAAGGCATTCGTGAGAAAATTCGTCTAGTATCAACTGCAGATACTGGTCACTTCTACACAACTGACAAAAACAAGCGCAACATGCCAGGCAAATTCGAGATCAAAAAATTTGATCCAGTAGTTCGCAAGCACGTTGTATACAAAGAAGCGAAAATCAAGTAATTGGTTTCATCTCTTTGAAGATTATAGAAAACCCAGCTTTTTAGCTGGGTTTTTTATTGTTATTTTTTAGAACCCAGAACCCAGAACCCAGAACCCAGAACCCAGAACCCAGAACCCAGAACCCAGAAACCAGTACCTCGCTTTTCCCTTGGTTGGTATACTTTGCACAGTTATCACTCAGGACTCAAATCATGCGCGTATCCCCCTCACGTCGTCGTCGCTGGAATAATATTCTGATCGCCGGGATCACCTTTTTCATTGTGATCATTAATGCGCCTGCCTTGATCAAAACCTATCTGCTGGATGATCCCGTGGCCCAGAGTCAATACCCGAGCTTGCTCAATCCAAATGAAACCTTGGTGGCCTTCTATCTCTCTGATTGGGCTTTAGAGCAACACGGGGACGATTGGCAGTCGAATCAAACCTTATCCGTCGAAGCCGCTGCACTGGTCAATCGCTGGCGCGATTTAAAAGGCACACGTCTTGATGACGCGACGGTCGATAAACTGTCTGCCCAGCTACGCAGCCCTGAAACTATCGAAGTATGGTACCAAGACCAAGAAGAGCCGCAGCGCATCACCTTCTACCGTTTAAGCGATTTCTGGCTGTTTAAAAACTGGCAGGATCAATGGATTGCCATCTCAGTCTCTCCCGAGTACCTGATGCCGCAATAACATTCGGTTGAAGAGCCAGCGACGAGTTGGCTCGCTCTTTAGGTTTATTTCTTTACCTCGTAACCTCGTGCCTCGTTTTTGCCTTTACCTCATCTCCGCTTTTCCTTAACCTAGCACCTAGCACCTAGCACCTAGCACCTAGCACCTAGCACCTAGCACCTAGCACCTAGCAACCGCCCTTATCTTGGAGCCACCATGCCTGAACTACCTGAAGTTGAAGTCAGCAGAATGGGGATTACCCCGCATTTAAATCAGCAAACCATTCGCCGTTTCACTTTTCGTACCGCCAAATTGCGTTGGGACATTCCACTAGAATTAAAGCGGCTGGAAGGGCAAGTGATTGACGCCATTAAGCGCCGTGCCAAATACCTGCTGATTGAGACCGCAGCAGGCACAGCGATTGTCCATTTAGGCATGTCGGGTTCACTGCGCGTTTTGGATGCAGAACTCCCCGCGGGCAAACACGATCACGTCGATCTGCTACTGACAAATGGCAAAGTGCTGCGCTACAACGATCCGCGGCGCTTCGGCGCTTGGCTGTATGTCGAGCCGGGTCAGTCACATGAGGTTTTAGATAAGTTGGGGCCAGAACCGCTCACCGATGATTTTCACGCCGAGTATATGCAGCAAAAGGCGCTAGGTAAGCGCGTGGCGGTGAAGCAGTTTATTATGGACAATAAAATCGTGGTGGGCGTGGGGAACATTTACGCCAGTGAATCACTGTTTCATTCACGGATCCTGCCAACGCGGGCGGCGATGTCGCTCTCCGCAGATGAGTGGCAACGCTTGGTCGTTCATATTAAGCAGACCTTAACCACAGCGATTGGCCAAGGTGGCACAACACTCAAAGATTTTGCCCAAGCCGATGGTAAACCGGGTTACTTTGCCCAAGAGTTGCAAGTGTATGGCAAAGCAGGGGAAGCGTGTCCAGTGTGCGGGGAAGCGATTCAAGAACAGAAAATCGGCCAGCGCAATACTTTTTTCTGCAATCAGTGCCAACAATAGCCTGCGATGGCAATCGCCGCTCTCTAGTGAGATAAGGATTTTTTCGAACGGAGTTTAGCGCATCGTGCTATCATTCCGCGCAGTTTTTATCATCAGCGGATCTCTTGGAATATGGGCTTTCAACAGCAGTTTCGACAGCTACTGCGAATTTTATTGATTGTGTTTTTGGCCGCGTTAATGCTGATGAGCATCTCGCGTGGCTGTTTTCTTTTACTCGCGGCGGATTTGGCCCGTTTGCCTGCTCTCAGCCAAGATGTGTGGCGCGCTTTTTATGTTGGCCTGCGTTTTGATGCCAAGGTGATTGCTTTAGCGTTCGCTCCGCTACTTTTGTCTGGACTCGTGATGGCGGCATCACACCGCCTCTTCTGCTGGTGGCGTAAGCTTTTGCCAAGTTATGTTGGGCTCATTTTCTTCCTCCTTACCGCCTTTTCGATAGGTAACTATTACTACTACGTTACTTATGGCAACTACATTGATGTGTTTGCCTTTGGCTTGTTTGACGATGACACTCACGCCGTATTGGTGAATGCTTGGCAAGATTATCCGATTTTACGCTCTTTCTTTATCTCAGTTGCGCTGGCATGGTTGGCCTATCAGGGCGCAGCTTGGTTGGCGGCGCGCGCCAAGCAGTGGTGTGGCTCTGCTCGGCATTGGAGCGTGGCGACACTTTCTGTCTTCGCGACCATCCTAGTATACGTGATCGTTGCGCGCGGTTCGCTCGGTACCTTACCGCTAAAGCGTTATCACGCCAATGTGTCGGAATACAAGGTGCTTAATATCATCACGCCGAACGCCTTTATGGCACTCGATTGGGCCAAAAGCGATTATAAAAAACAGTCGAAATTCGAGCCGATTTCAGTCGAAGAGTTGCAAGCGCAAATGTTGAAAGTGCTCGGTCAACCGACCCCAGAGTATCGCACTCCAGAGAACCGTTATTTAGCAGAAAATCCGCCGCATGTGGTGATGGCGTTGATGGAAGGCATGGGCAGCAACGTGCTGATTGAAGACGATGCACAAAACAACG
The Vibrio navarrensis DNA segment above includes these coding regions:
- a CDS encoding YicC/YloC family endoribonuclease, which produces MIYSMTGYARKEVKSDWGTAVWEIRSVNQRYLETYFRLPEQFRGLEPLLRDRFRQRLARGKVECNLRFEANPAAKSELKINEALANQVIKAAEQVMHMTGELSRINPFQVMQWPGVMETPEQDMDTINKALLAAFDEALAEFIESRGREGDNMKALIEQRLEAISAEVVKVRARMPEILQWQRERLLGKFEEAKIELDATRVEQELILLAQKSDVAEELDRLDSHVKEARNVLKKGGACGRKLDFMMQEFNRESNTLASKSIATDITASGVELKVLIEQMREQIQNIE
- the rph gene encoding ribonuclease PH encodes the protein MRPNDRAADQVRPIKITRQYTAYAEGSVLVEFGNTKVLCNATVEESVPRWLKGQGKGWVTAEYGMLPRATHSRTRREATNGKQGGRTMEIQRLIARSLRAVVDLEVMGEFMITVDCDVIQADGGTRTASISGASVALADAFQHLLDSGKLKKNPMKGHVAAVSVGILGDDVLCDLEYVEDSAADTDMNVVMTEEGKMIEIQGTAEGEPFSHEQLLALLESAKKGISEIVAAQKAALAE
- the pyrE gene encoding orotate phosphoribosyltransferase: MKAYQREFIEFALEKQVLKFGEFTLKSGRKSPYFFNAGLFNTGRDLARLGRFYAAALADSGIEFDVLFGPAYKGIPIATTTAVALADHHDIDTPYCFNRKEAKDHGEGGNLVGSALEGRIMLVDDVITAGTAIRESMEIIQANGADLAGVLVAIDRQEKGKGELSAIQEVERDFGCAVISIVSLSDLITYLEEKGDATEHLAAVKAYREQFGV
- a CDS encoding Kdo(2)-lipid IV(A) acyltransferase, coding for MALQTPPTFSLSLLHPKYWPVWFGCAALALVVTIVPYKVQLRLGRALGRFAMRFAKSRVHVAKRNLELAFPQMDAQQREQIVVENFKNVGLALFETGIAWFWPNWRIKRHIAFRNIEHLLALEEQKKGVLLVCTHALNLEITARAFALFAPGYGVYRPHDNPAYDFIQTWGRTRFGNQMVDRKDVKGMLKILRSGGRLWYLPDHDYGNNNAVFVPFFAVPDACTTAGTGVLVDASKCAVITASSFRQGETYTLEVDEDISAQFPRKDAVGAATVMNQAIEKVILRGLDQWMWLHKRYKSMTDPSQPRGIRYK
- the slmA gene encoding nucleoid occlusion factor SlmA — translated: MAGSKKSNRREEILQALAQMLESTEGASRITTAKLAQQVGVSEAALYRHFPSKARMFEGLIEFIEEALMSRINRILDEEKDTLERIRLVIHLILAFSERNPGLTRILSGHALMFENERLRDRINQLFERIETQLRQILRERKLREGKSFPVEEKILAAQLLGQVEGSLNRFVRSDFRYQPTENFEEYWALLSAQIQ
- the coaBC gene encoding bifunctional phosphopantothenoylcysteine decarboxylase/phosphopantothenate--cysteine ligase CoaBC, with protein sequence MQTLAGKKILLGISGGIAAYKCADLTRRLKERGAEVQVVMTKAAKEFITPLTMQAVSGRPVSDSLLDPAAEASMGHIELAKWADLVLLAPATADLIARIAAGMGNDLLTTLVLATDAPVAVSPAMNQQMYRNVATQENMATLLRRGMHIWGPAAGEQACGDVGPGRMLEPMQLVELCEQFFQPKPLQDTSILITAGPTREAIDPVRYITNHSSGKMGFALAQAAMQLGANVTLVSGPVSLSTPVNVNRIHVDSAQEMYDVVMAQAASHDIFISCAAVADYRPASVAEQKLKKTDDSDEMTITMVKNPDIVACVSAMVENRPFTVGFAAETHDVETYARRKLEKKKLDMLCANDVSVEGQGFNSSNNAITLYWPEGERALPLSSKASLSVEILDQIRLLMDK
- a CDS encoding methyl-accepting chemotaxis protein codes for the protein MKSRNKLLLLTLIPLVLISAMITAVFYINNQQSLEVELKNYRNELIETRKSELKAYLMMGMTAIKPLYDSDVDGSHQQQAKQILKAMRFDSDGYFFAYDSKGVNTLHAIKPDLEGKNLYGMKDQNGVAVIAGLIDAAKKGDGFLYFSWHKPTINAQAPKLGYAEYLPKWDWVLGTGIYIDDIDRQVNQYREQSIAKLKAHTLSAVGFSLIGLLLACVAISVLVTRGIQPLLHISQSLKAVAAGGGDLTARLQVESQDEVGEVAHAFNQFMDKLHPMMVEIRASAQVVQEAASGLDAHTATASSQMQSHCSETDKVVTAVTEMSATAKEVASNTHATAQAIDSANVQISEAQLEVNHAIEGIGKLVDEVNTTSEAISQLSKQTDQITKVLQVIGEIAEQTNLLALNAAIEAARAGEQGRGFAVVADEVRSLASRTQNSTLEIGDMLKQLQSGVARAVSTMSVSQERGEQTALESVQIKNSLAGIQTAVGTIRDMGIQTASAAEQQSAVAEEINQNLVAIAQIVNDLNRNLQESETISTQLSSSGREMHALVGHFKL
- the radC gene encoding RadC family protein: MSLKNLPSESMPREKLLSRGPQSLSDAELLAIFLRTGTQGMNVIELADFLLRDFGSLRKLFSANQQEFCRHKGLGEAKYVQLQAVIEMTQRYLAETLQRGEALTSPHHTKLYLSSILRDRQREAFYLLFLDNQHRVIKDEVMFEGTIDSASVYPREVVKRALYHNAAAVILAHNHPSGVAEPSQADRRITQRLSDALALVDIRVLDHFVVGDGEVVSFAERGWL